The DNA segment GACGTGCCTTGCGGCCGCGTCGTGCGGCGACGAACAGATCCCGATGGTCGGACCCGAGGCCGTGGACACCGGCGGCGGGGACACCGACTCGGACGCCGACAGCGAGACCTCCGACACGGAGGACACCGACAGCGAAACCGGCGACACCGAGAGCGAGGCGCCGCCCGCGACCTGGACCGTCATGATGTACGAGGACGGCGACAACAACCTCGAGCAGGTCCTGTTCGACGACGTCAACGAGACCGAGCGCGCGACGATCCCCGAGAACGTCAACGTGATCGTCCTGTTCGACCGCGCCGAGGGCTATTCCGAGGCCGACGGCGACTGGCAGGGGGCGAAGCTCTTCCGGATCACGCACGACGAGGACATGACGGCGATCCACTCGGAGCGGCTCGCGGATCCCGACTTCCTCGGGCTCACGGACACGAGCGACGGCGGCGAGGAGATCGACATGGGCTCGGGCGACACGCTCGAGGCGTTCATCGACTACTGCCAGGCGGCGTTTCCGGCCGAGGCGTACATCCTGCACGTGAGCGATCACGGCAACGGGTGGTCGAAGGGGCCGGACGGCGACGCCGACGCGCGGCCGATCTTCAAGGGGATCTGCAGCGACGACGAGTCGGGCAACACCCTCTCCATGAGCACCGGCTTCCCGCCCGCGATCGCGGGCAAGGGGATCGCCGCGATCACGTTCGACGCCTGCCTGCTCGGCTCGATCGAGATCGCGTGGGCGGTGCGAAACGATGCGGAGTTCATGGGCGCGTCGGTGATGAGCATCCCGGACACGGGCTTCGAGTACGAGGCGACGTTCGACAACTGGTTCGCGGGGCCGCTCACCGCGCGGCGCTGGGTCGAGGCGTCGGTCGAGGCGTTCCAGGCGTTCTACTCGGCCCAGTCGAGCGTCGGCTTCACCGCGGTCGACGTGCGGTCGATGGACGGAGACTTCGGCTCCGCGATCGCGGCGTTCCTCGACGCGGCGTCGGACGCGGACGCGGAGGCGATGAAGGCGGCCAAGCTCGAGGCCGTGACGCCGCAGCCGTTCGGTTGGGACGGCATGATCGACTTCCTCGATCTCGTCGACAGGACCGGGGCCGTGATAGGCGGCGAGGCGCCGGGCGCGCTCGTCGACGCGTTCGACTCTCTGATCGTCGCCGAGTGGTACTCGCCCGACCTCGACGAGATCGGGCCGCTCTCAATCTACGCGCCGCGCGAGGCGATCTTCGGCTTCGGCGGCTACGACGAGGCGTACGAGCTCACCCCGTTCGACGTCGACACCGGCTGGCACGAGTTCATCGTCCCGCTCATCTGACGGCCGCGAACGCCTCGAGGTGCTGCGCCGCGACCTTCTCCCAGGTCGTCGCGAGCGCGTACTCCTTGAGGGCCGCGCAGGTGCGCTCCCGCAGCGCGGGGTCGTCGCTCAATGAGAGCATCGCCGCGGCCCACTTCCCCGCGCTCAGCGTGGGGACGACGATGGAGAGCTTCTCCCGCTCGACGATCCCCCAGATCTCCGAGAACTTGGGGCTGTCCGAGCAGAGGACCGGGCGCCCGGCGCCGACCGCGAGGTGCAGCACGCCGCTCGCGGACGCGTAGCGCTGCCAGTAGGGGAGCAGGATGGCGTCGCAGGCGCTGAAGTAGCGCGGGATCTCGTCGTCGCGGACGTAGCGATCCTCCCACGAGACGTTCGCTTCGGGCCCCGAGAGCGCTCGGCACGCCCGCACGTACAGCTTGTTGTACCAGAGCCGCCGCCCGGCCGCGCCGACGAGGACGAACCGGCACCGCGGCGATTTCCCGGCGACGGTCCTGAAAGCGCGCACGACGGTGTGCAGGTTCTTCTGGCCGTGGATCGCGCCGAAGAAGAGGAAGGCGAAATCGTCCTCCGCGAGCCCGAGCTCCCGCCGCGCCCCGCCGCGGTCCGGGAGCGCCATCGCCTCGGTGCCGTGCGGCACGACGTGTACGGCGCCCTCGGGGACGCCGGCCCGGATGAGGAAGTCGCGGCACAGGGCGCTGTGGACGATGAAGTCCGACCGCTTCGCGAGCTCCCGATAGAAGCGCGTCGGCGCGCCGCCCGAATGCACCGTGTGCAGGGTGATGAAGATCCGCGGGCCGAGCGCCGCGAGGTCGTCCATCAGCGCGAGCAGGGCCCCGCTGTCCGGGAAGAGGTCGGGCGCGTGCTGGAAGTGGACGCAGTCCGGCACGTCGCGGGCGATCGCGTCCCGGATCGCCGCGCGGTAGTCGCCGCGCCGCGAGTAGGTCGCGTGGACCGCGAACGGATCGTCGCCCTGCGCGCCGCCCTCGGAGCAGACCGCGACCTCGGCGGCCGCCGCGATCCTTCGCGCCAGGTTGGCGGTGTACGTCGCGATGCCGCACGGGAACGGCGGGTAGGTGGAGACCATCGCGATCTTCACGGCGCCTCCTCGCCGGCGCCGTCCTGCGCCCGCTTCGAGAACCCGAGCGCGACGGGCAGCGCCGTCCCGTTGACGACGACGTTCCGCAGCCGGACGACGAACTGGAGCATCGCGCCGAGCGTGGGATCGAGCCCGACCATCTTGAACACGACGTAGCCGGCGCCCTCGTCGACGCCGATCCGGTTCGGGAAGAGGAGCGTGATGAACGTCGTCAGCCCGAACGTGGAGTACGCGACGAGCGCCTCCTGGAAGCCCTCGCCGCCGAGCGTCGCGATGAGGAACCACAGGGTGAAGAAGTTCACGACCCGCGCCGCCATCTGCCACCCGAGGATGGCGAGGTAGCGGCCCCTCTCGCGCGTGTAGAAGTGGCGCACGGTCTGGTCGATGTCGCGCGCCTTGGCGACGAGCTCCTCGGGCGAGCGCCGCAGGAGGCGCAGCTTGACGAGGATCCGCGCGATCTTCTCGGTGGCCCCGAACAGGAGCACGAGCTTGAAGATGAGGAACATGGAGAAGGAGAGGATCGACAGGAGCACGAGCATCCCGGCGATCGACTTCGCGCCCGCGTCGCCGGCGCAGAGCCACGCGACGCAGGACGTCCCGAGGATCGCGACCGACTTCGTGAGCTTTGCCAGGTAGTTCCAGAGGATGATGCCGGTGAAGGCGCTCTTGCTGTCGACGATCTTGCGCAGCATCGTCGCCTTGAACACCTCGCCGCCGTCGAACGGGATGAACATGTTGACGAAGGAGCCGGCCTGGGCGATGAAGAGCGTCTTCAGCCGGGGCGCGCCCGGGCCGAGCCCCGCGCGGAGCGCCTGGGAGTCGCAGAAGTTCTCGAGGTACCCCACCGCGATCAGCCCGAGGCCGGCGAGCGCGCCGATGCGGCCGACGTAGAGCACGACCTGGTCCCACCCGATCTGCCACAGCACGTAGCCGAGCAGGCCGAACGACAACGCGAGGACCACGATCTTCGCCGCGGTGCTCCGCTTGCTCGAGGTCATGGGGTCTCGAGCCCGTCGACGAGTGCCGCGCCGCGACCGCGACCTTTCGCCTCGATGCGCCGGGCGGTGCCGTCGAGGAGGTGCAGCTGGAGCACGAGCGCCTCGTCGGGCCACAGGTCTCGGAACCGGTCGCACCACTCGACGAGGCAGACGCCGCGGCCGTCGTAGTACTCCCAGAGGCCGAGCTCGTACAGCTCGGCCGGGGCCCCGAGCCGATAGAGATCCATGTGGTACACCGGGAGCCGACCGCCC comes from the Pseudomonadota bacterium genome and includes:
- a CDS encoding clostripain-related cysteine peptidase — its product is MTRFPLLLLVTCLAAASCGDEQIPMVGPEAVDTGGGDTDSDADSETSDTEDTDSETGDTESEAPPATWTVMMYEDGDNNLEQVLFDDVNETERATIPENVNVIVLFDRAEGYSEADGDWQGAKLFRITHDEDMTAIHSERLADPDFLGLTDTSDGGEEIDMGSGDTLEAFIDYCQAAFPAEAYILHVSDHGNGWSKGPDGDADARPIFKGICSDDESGNTLSMSTGFPPAIAGKGIAAITFDACLLGSIEIAWAVRNDAEFMGASVMSIPDTGFEYEATFDNWFAGPLTARRWVEASVEAFQAFYSAQSSVGFTAVDVRSMDGDFGSAIAAFLDAASDADAEAMKAAKLEAVTPQPFGWDGMIDFLDLVDRTGAVIGGEAPGALVDAFDSLIVAEWYSPDLDEIGPLSIYAPREAIFGFGGYDEAYELTPFDVDTGWHEFIVPLI
- a CDS encoding glycosyltransferase; protein product: MKIAMVSTYPPFPCGIATYTANLARRIAAAAEVAVCSEGGAQGDDPFAVHATYSRRGDYRAAIRDAIARDVPDCVHFQHAPDLFPDSGALLALMDDLAALGPRIFITLHTVHSGGAPTRFYRELAKRSDFIVHSALCRDFLIRAGVPEGAVHVVPHGTEAMALPDRGGARRELGLAEDDFAFLFFGAIHGQKNLHTVVRAFRTVAGKSPRCRFVLVGAAGRRLWYNKLYVRACRALSGPEANVSWEDRYVRDDEIPRYFSACDAILLPYWQRYASASGVLHLAVGAGRPVLCSDSPKFSEIWGIVEREKLSIVVPTLSAGKWAAAMLSLSDDPALRERTCAALKEYALATTWEKVAAQHLEAFAAVR
- a CDS encoding flippase-like domain-containing protein; translated protein: MTSSKRSTAAKIVVLALSFGLLGYVLWQIGWDQVVLYVGRIGALAGLGLIAVGYLENFCDSQALRAGLGPGAPRLKTLFIAQAGSFVNMFIPFDGGEVFKATMLRKIVDSKSAFTGIILWNYLAKLTKSVAILGTSCVAWLCAGDAGAKSIAGMLVLLSILSFSMFLIFKLVLLFGATEKIARILVKLRLLRRSPEELVAKARDIDQTVRHFYTRERGRYLAILGWQMAARVVNFFTLWFLIATLGGEGFQEALVAYSTFGLTTFITLLFPNRIGVDEGAGYVVFKMVGLDPTLGAMLQFVVRLRNVVVNGTALPVALGFSKRAQDGAGEEAP
- a CDS encoding tRNA (adenosine(37)-N6)-threonylcarbamoyltransferase complex ATPase subunit type 1 TsaE, with translation GGRLPVYHMDLYRLGAPAELYELGLWEYYDGRGVCLVEWCDRFRDLWPDEALVLQLHLLDGTARRIEAKGRGRGAALVDGLETP